A single genomic interval of Salmo trutta chromosome 13, fSalTru1.1, whole genome shotgun sequence harbors:
- the slc13a5b gene encoding solute carrier family 13 member 5, with protein sequence MAAFLKSLRNLKNEIVLFSTPLLLLPLPLVIGTKEAACAYVIILMAVYWCTEALPLAVTALLPAVLFPMFGIMQSKDVCMQYLKDTNMLFVGGLMVAVAVEHWNLHKRIALRVLLFVGVRPALLMLGFMGVTAFLSMWISNTATTAMMVPIVQAVLEQLNNYTETEMPVILSTEEDTQPQEPTDSKQMEKQAEGHVVVTCLDPFVEAIRRKEAADKKKMCKGMTLCVCYAASIGGTATLTGTGPNLVLKGQMNQLFPNNGDVINFASWFGFAFPNMILMLTLAWLWLQFVFMGFNFKKTWGCGAVKTEKEIAVYNVIKEQHRQLGSMSFGELSVLGLFSCLVVLWFTRDPGFVAGWATYIFNADAEYVTDATVAVFIAVLLFVLPSKPPRFCCRRSQSFDAEHQHPADPTPALLTWKVAQKKLPWSIVLLLGGGFALAKGSEESGLSMWMGDQMTPLHTIPPWAIAIILCLLIAIFTECTSNVATATLFLPVLASMSQSIGMNPLYVMVPCTLSASFAFMLPVATPPNAIVFSYGYLKVSDMARTGIVMNIIGILCITLAINSWGRAMFHLDTFPTWANTTGV encoded by the exons GAGGCAGCATGTGCCTATGTGATCATCCTGATGGCAGTCTACTGGTGTACAGAGGCCTTACCGCTGGCTGTCACTGCCCTTCTCCCTGCTGTCCTCTTCCCCATGTTTGGCATCATGCAGTCCAAAGAT GTGTGTATGCAGTACCTGAAGGACACCAACATGTTGTTTGTGGGAGGACTGATGGTGGCGGTGGCAGTAGAGCACTGGAACCTGCACAAGCGCATTGCCCTCCGAGTGCTGCTCTTTGTAGGTGTGCGCCCTGCTCT TCTGATGCTGGGCTTCATGGGGGTGACAGCCTTCCTGTCCATGTGGATCAGTAACACAGCCACCACAGCCATGATGGTGCCCATCGTCCAGGCTGTTCTGGAGCAACTCAACAACTACACAGAGACTGAGATGCCTGTGATCCTCAGTACTGAGGAGGACACCCAGCCTCAGGAACCCACTGACAGCAAACAGATGGAGAAACAGGCAGAGGGACATG TTGTGGTGACCTGTTTAGACCCGTTTGTGGAGGCTATCCGGCGTAAGGAGGCTGCAGACAAGAAGAAGATGTGTAAGGGCATGACGCTGTGTGTATGCTACGCTGCCAGCATCGGGGGCACTGCCACCCTCACAGGGACTGGCCCCAACCTGGTGCTCAAGGGACAGATGAACCA GCTGTTTCCTAACAATGGCGATGTAATAAATTTTGCGTCCTGGTTCGGCTTTGCTTTCCCCAACATGATCCTGATGCTGACCCTGGCTTGGCTCTGGCTGCAGTTTGTCTTTATGGGATTCAA TTTTAAGAAGACGTGGGGCTGTGGGGCAgtgaagacagagaaagagatagcTGTGTACAATGTGATCAAGGAGCAGCATCGTCAGCTGGGCTCCATGTCTTTTGGAGAGCTGAGTGTGCTGGGTCTGTTCAGTTGTCTGGTGGTTCTGTGGTTCACCAGAGATCCTGGCTTCGTGGCAGGCTGGGCCACATACATCTTCAATGCTGACGCAGA GTATGTAACTGATGCCACAGTGGCAGTGTTCATTGCTGTCCTTCTCTTTGTCCTGCCTTCCAAGCCCCCACGCTTCTGTTGCAGGAGGTCCCAAAGCTTTGACGCTG AGCACCAACACCCAGCTGACCCCACACCAGCTCTGCTGACCTGGAAGGTGGCCCAGAAGAAGTTACCCTGGAGCATTGTTCTCCTCTTGGGGGGAGGGTTCGCCCTGGCCAAGGGCAGCGAG GAGTCAGGTCTCTCTATGTGGATGGGGGACCAGATGACTCCCCTCCACACCATCCCACCCTGGGCCATCGCTATCATCCTGTGTCTGCTGATCGCCATTTTCACAGAGTGCACCAGTAATGTGGCCACTGCCACTCTCTTCCTACCTGTCCTCGCCTCAATG TCCCAGTCCATTGGAATGAATCCTCTGTACGTCATGGTGCCTTGTACTCTCAGCGCTTCCTTTGCCTTCATGCTACCTGTGGCCACACCGCCCAATGCTATCGTCTTCTCATACGGCTACCTCAAGGTTTCTGACATG GCTAGGACAGGTATAGTGATGAACATCATCGGCATCCTGTGCATCACTCTGGCCATCAACAGCTGGGGCAGGGCCATGTTCCACCTAGACACCTTCCCTACTTGGGCCAACACTACTGGGGTGTGA